A genomic segment from Thermotoga neapolitana DSM 4359 encodes:
- a CDS encoding 30S ribosomal protein S1, translating to MEPMEFNDEILNQYEPGEFRRGQIVKGTVIGKEEDGIVVDFGGKSEGFVPEGELIRPMDDYKIGEELTLQILNLNYEERSTLSEKRPIFRKTMEELRKLYEEGKPVKARIVSQAKGGYNVVLKGVVPAFLPGSHSLLKREEPFPREEIEVLILDMAHTRRGTRIVVSRKAIQERKVDEFFSEKKTGDVVECTVRRINPSGIEVEVSDGIRGFIPRSELSYDTRITPEDVVQVGQKVTAKIIELDKDRRSVVLSLKQLMPDPWNKVEEKYPVGKVVSGEVTSIHPFGFFVRLEPGVEGLVPRSEVFWGNSRKNLEDVVKVGDLVKVEVINVDRENRKLTLSYRKAKGDPWENIEDRYHVGNTVAGRVISIIRQGVFVELEEGIEGFVPISELSWKRVDSPEEVVKVGEKVKVKIMNLDKENRRLSLSIKRTQENPWKRALEELEKDSIVRGTVKKVVNSGVIVQVEEYDVEGFVPNNHLVSEPEEGKLLNLVVLRIDPDEIFGGRMILSEKRFEERMNIEEYKKKVEEESYQKSLGDLLKNGE from the coding sequence ATGGAACCAATGGAATTCAACGATGAAATTCTCAATCAGTATGAACCCGGTGAGTTCAGAAGGGGTCAGATAGTGAAAGGAACGGTCATCGGAAAGGAAGAGGACGGTATCGTAGTGGATTTTGGTGGAAAAAGTGAAGGCTTCGTTCCAGAGGGTGAGCTGATAAGACCGATGGACGATTACAAAATAGGGGAGGAACTCACCCTTCAAATATTGAACCTGAACTACGAGGAAAGATCCACACTCTCAGAGAAAAGACCCATCTTCAGAAAAACAATGGAAGAATTGAGAAAACTCTACGAAGAAGGAAAACCGGTTAAAGCACGAATCGTTTCGCAGGCAAAAGGTGGATACAACGTGGTGTTAAAGGGAGTGGTGCCAGCCTTCTTGCCAGGATCGCACTCTCTGCTGAAAAGAGAAGAACCCTTCCCCAGAGAAGAGATAGAGGTTCTCATATTGGACATGGCTCATACACGCAGGGGAACAAGAATCGTGGTCTCGAGAAAGGCCATACAGGAGCGAAAAGTAGATGAGTTCTTCTCCGAAAAGAAAACAGGAGACGTGGTGGAATGCACGGTGAGAAGAATCAATCCTTCGGGGATTGAAGTTGAAGTTTCAGACGGAATAAGAGGTTTCATTCCAAGAAGTGAGCTCAGCTATGACACAAGAATCACCCCTGAAGATGTGGTGCAGGTTGGTCAGAAAGTTACAGCAAAGATCATCGAACTGGACAAAGACAGAAGAAGTGTGGTTCTCAGCCTGAAACAACTCATGCCTGATCCCTGGAACAAAGTGGAGGAAAAATACCCCGTTGGAAAAGTTGTGAGCGGTGAAGTCACGTCCATACATCCGTTCGGTTTCTTTGTGAGGCTCGAGCCTGGGGTGGAAGGGCTTGTTCCACGTTCGGAAGTCTTCTGGGGAAACAGCCGAAAGAACCTGGAAGATGTTGTAAAAGTTGGTGATCTCGTAAAAGTTGAAGTAATCAACGTGGACAGAGAAAACAGAAAGCTCACCCTCAGCTACAGAAAGGCAAAGGGAGATCCATGGGAGAACATCGAAGACAGATACCACGTTGGAAACACGGTGGCAGGAAGGGTCATTTCCATCATAAGACAGGGTGTGTTCGTCGAACTTGAGGAAGGAATTGAAGGTTTTGTCCCCATCTCTGAACTTTCCTGGAAGAGGGTCGACAGTCCGGAAGAGGTCGTTAAAGTGGGCGAAAAGGTGAAAGTGAAGATAATGAACCTGGACAAAGAAAACAGAAGGCTTTCTCTGAGTATAAAGAGGACTCAGGAGAACCCGTGGAAACGTGCCCTGGAAGAGTTGGAAAAAGATTCGATAGTCAGGGGAACCGTGAAAAAGGTTGTGAACTCGGGTGTGATCGTTCAGGTCGAAGAATACGACGTGGAAGGTTTTGTGCCGAACAACCACCTTGTCAGTGAACCTGAGGAAGGAAAGTTGCTCAACCTTGTTGTTCTCAGGATCGATCCAGATGAGATATTCGGTGGAAGAATGATCCTGAGCGAAAAAAGATTTGAAGAGAGGATGAACATAGAGGAGTACAAGAAAAAGGTGGAAGAAGAAAGTTATCAGAAATCGCTTGGTGACCTGTTGAAGAATGGAGAGTGA
- the ispH gene encoding 4-hydroxy-3-methylbut-2-enyl diphosphate reductase — protein MKIIVAKNVGFCFGVERAIRTVENLLNEGKRVVTDGEIVHNRQVMEDLLKKGLKISSDPTDGDVFVVRAHGIPEEKLEKLRKIYPEVVDLTCPIVFQLFRTAREYSSRGKLIVFGKRDHPEMVALMGYAPAIVTKKPFKTEEKNVVFLSQTTSSLDEYREFVSEMIKMNNFEKAIYLNTICPVTVEREREVKELSKICDLSVVVGGKHSSNTGKLFRLASRNSRAIWVESPDEIPEDVVKYGTVCVFSGTSTPVSLIENVVRKLEEMEGKYYGTNGIQR, from the coding sequence TTGAAGATCATCGTTGCAAAGAACGTCGGTTTTTGCTTTGGAGTGGAAAGGGCTATAAGAACCGTTGAAAACCTTCTGAATGAAGGAAAAAGGGTTGTAACAGACGGTGAGATCGTTCACAACAGGCAGGTAATGGAAGATCTGTTGAAAAAGGGCTTGAAGATCTCCTCCGATCCCACCGACGGAGACGTCTTCGTTGTAAGAGCCCATGGAATCCCGGAAGAAAAGCTTGAAAAATTGAGAAAGATTTACCCAGAAGTTGTGGATCTCACCTGTCCTATTGTCTTTCAACTTTTCAGGACAGCCAGAGAGTATTCTTCCAGAGGAAAGCTCATAGTGTTTGGAAAAAGGGATCATCCCGAGATGGTGGCTCTGATGGGATACGCTCCCGCGATCGTAACTAAGAAGCCCTTCAAAACAGAAGAAAAGAACGTGGTTTTCCTGTCCCAAACCACCTCCTCTCTGGATGAATACAGGGAATTCGTCTCAGAGATGATCAAAATGAACAACTTCGAAAAGGCCATCTATCTGAACACAATATGCCCTGTGACTGTAGAACGGGAAAGGGAAGTGAAAGAACTTTCGAAAATCTGCGATCTTTCCGTAGTGGTCGGGGGAAAACACAGTTCTAACACAGGAAAACTGTTCCGTCTTGCATCCAGAAATTCCAGAGCCATTTGGGTGGAGTCCCCCGACGAAATACCAGAAGACGTAGTAAAATATGGTACGGTGTGTGTGTTCAGTGGAACTTCCACACCTGTTTCCTTGATAGAGAACGTTGTTAGAAAACTGGAAGAGATGGAGGGGAAGTACTATGGAACCAATGGAATTCAACGATGA
- the cmk gene encoding (d)CMP kinase — protein sequence MGFQIAIDGPAASGKSTIAKLLAERLGFEHLNTGATYRAVAVYLKEKGLNPSSPREELEKALKDVKVDYRDGRVFINGKDYTEKIQSPEAGILASDFAKLDLVREHLVRIQREICDDKNIVVEGRDIGTVVLPDAQLKIFLTASLEARIERKLREYQKKGLNVSREEVERELISRDTQDSSRKIAPLKPAEDAVVIDTTSMSVNEVLQKILKLVEERMKA from the coding sequence ATGGGGTTTCAGATAGCAATAGACGGACCAGCAGCCTCGGGAAAGTCCACCATCGCAAAACTCCTGGCAGAGAGGCTGGGCTTTGAACATCTGAACACGGGAGCCACTTACCGCGCTGTTGCTGTCTACCTGAAAGAAAAAGGACTGAATCCCTCCTCACCCAGAGAGGAACTGGAAAAGGCTCTCAAAGATGTGAAAGTGGATTACAGAGATGGAAGGGTGTTCATCAACGGAAAAGATTACACGGAAAAGATTCAGAGTCCAGAAGCGGGTATTCTTGCTTCAGATTTTGCAAAGCTCGATCTTGTGAGAGAGCACCTCGTCAGAATACAGCGAGAGATCTGTGATGACAAAAACATAGTAGTTGAAGGAAGGGATATCGGAACCGTCGTTTTGCCAGATGCTCAGCTCAAGATTTTTCTCACAGCCTCCCTGGAGGCTCGCATCGAAAGGAAACTCAGAGAATATCAGAAAAAAGGTTTGAACGTCAGCAGGGAAGAGGTTGAAAGGGAATTGATCTCAAGGGACACACAGGATTCCAGCAGGAAAATTGCTCCACTCAAACCAGCGGAAGATGCCGTGGTCATCGACACAACCAGCATGAGTGTGAACGAAGTTCTTCAGAAAATACTGAAACTCGTCGAGGAGAGGATGAAGGCTTGA
- a CDS encoding STAS domain-containing protein translates to MEGLKLEKIEQEDKIIVKVHGEIDAYNSSELKEQLRNLVSSTDKKKIVLDLSSVSYMDSAGLGTLVVILKDAKINGKEFILSSLKESILRIFKLTHLDKIFKIVDTTEEV, encoded by the coding sequence GTGGAAGGCCTGAAACTGGAAAAGATAGAGCAGGAAGACAAGATAATCGTGAAGGTTCATGGAGAAATCGATGCGTACAATTCCTCAGAGTTGAAAGAGCAGTTGAGAAACCTTGTCTCATCGACAGACAAAAAGAAGATCGTTCTGGACCTTTCTTCCGTCTCCTACATGGACAGTGCAGGTCTTGGTACTCTGGTCGTCATCTTGAAGGATGCCAAGATCAATGGAAAGGAATTCATTCTCAGTTCTCTGAAGGAGAGCATTCTGAGAATCTTCAAACTCACACACCTGGACAAGATTTTCAAGATCGTCGACACCACGGAGGAGGTGTAG
- the aspS gene encoding aspartate--tRNA ligase — protein sequence MLRTHTCGELRVEDEGKKVKLCGWVDRIRDLGGVRFIDLRDRYGETQIVCDVNSKAYETVDELTRESVVLVEGTVRRRPEGTENPNIATGEIEVVAERIEILSKAEPLPFYPNETPKEEMRLRYRYIDLRSKRMRDNIILRYNITRVIRRYFDELGFLEIETPFLTKSTPEGARDFLVPSRLRPGKFYALPQSPQLFKQLLMISGFDRYFQIVRCFRDEDLRADRQPEFTQVDVEMSFVDVEDVLSVSEGMIARVFREAIGMDLKTPFDRITYSEAMEKYGTDKPDRRYGMELRDLGYAFEGTTFRVIRSVLEEGGSVKGFVVPEFASEMTRKKGDELMERAKELGLGGLIWFKVEEKIVSPHLKHLEREFKTIVEKENLKEGDVCLIAAHKDRNLLNEALGTLRLEIGKEYFSHLAKGFDILWVVDFPYFEWSEEEERFVARHHPFTMPVEETLGDDHTKVKAKAYDIVINGYEVGGGSIRIHKREIQEKIFKLLGMREEEAREKFGFFLEAFKYGVPPHGGIAFGLDRLVAIIAGENSIREVIPFPKTGNGVCLLTGAPSSVDEKQLRELRIRVEEG from the coding sequence ATGTTGAGAACTCATACCTGTGGCGAACTCAGAGTAGAGGACGAAGGAAAGAAAGTGAAACTCTGTGGATGGGTGGACAGAATAAGGGACCTTGGAGGGGTTCGATTCATCGATCTGAGGGATAGATACGGTGAAACACAGATCGTGTGCGATGTGAACAGCAAAGCCTACGAAACGGTGGACGAACTCACACGGGAGTCCGTTGTTCTGGTCGAAGGAACCGTACGGAGAAGACCAGAAGGCACGGAAAATCCAAACATAGCAACCGGTGAGATAGAAGTTGTCGCCGAAAGAATAGAAATCCTCTCCAAAGCGGAACCTCTTCCCTTCTATCCCAACGAAACACCGAAAGAAGAGATGAGACTCAGGTACCGGTACATAGATCTGAGGTCGAAACGAATGAGGGACAACATAATTCTGAGATACAACATCACAAGGGTGATCAGAAGATATTTCGATGAACTGGGTTTCCTGGAGATAGAAACACCCTTTCTCACGAAGAGCACACCGGAGGGAGCGCGGGACTTTCTGGTTCCCTCCCGCCTCAGACCAGGGAAATTCTATGCTCTTCCACAATCTCCACAGCTTTTCAAGCAGCTTCTGATGATATCTGGTTTCGACAGGTACTTTCAAATAGTCAGGTGTTTCAGAGACGAGGACTTAAGAGCGGACAGACAACCAGAGTTCACCCAGGTCGATGTGGAGATGTCTTTTGTTGATGTAGAGGACGTTCTTTCAGTGAGCGAAGGTATGATCGCCCGGGTGTTCAGAGAAGCCATCGGAATGGATCTGAAAACACCGTTTGACAGAATAACATACAGCGAGGCGATGGAAAAGTACGGAACGGACAAGCCCGACAGAAGGTACGGCATGGAACTGAGAGATCTGGGATACGCCTTCGAAGGGACCACCTTCAGGGTGATAAGAAGCGTTCTGGAAGAGGGAGGAAGTGTAAAGGGATTCGTCGTTCCAGAGTTCGCTTCTGAGATGACAAGAAAAAAAGGTGACGAGTTGATGGAGAGGGCAAAAGAACTCGGACTTGGAGGGCTCATCTGGTTCAAAGTGGAAGAAAAGATCGTTTCACCACACCTGAAGCATCTCGAAAGGGAGTTCAAAACGATAGTAGAAAAGGAGAATCTGAAGGAAGGGGACGTTTGTCTGATAGCTGCCCATAAGGATAGAAACCTCCTCAATGAAGCCCTTGGAACACTCAGACTGGAAATAGGAAAAGAGTACTTTTCACACCTGGCAAAGGGATTCGACATCCTCTGGGTGGTCGATTTTCCATACTTCGAGTGGAGCGAAGAAGAAGAAAGGTTCGTGGCAAGGCATCATCCATTCACCATGCCGGTTGAAGAAACCCTCGGTGATGATCATACGAAGGTAAAGGCAAAAGCCTACGACATCGTTATAAACGGATACGAGGTAGGAGGAGGAAGCATAAGGATACACAAAAGAGAGATACAGGAAAAGATCTTCAAACTACTTGGAATGAGAGAAGAAGAAGCCCGGGAGAAGTTTGGATTTTTCCTCGAAGCGTTCAAATACGGTGTTCCTCCACACGGTGGAATCGCATTTGGACTGGACAGGCTGGTGGCCATCATCGCTGGAGAAAACTCCATAAGAGAGGTCATTCCGTTTCCGAAGACAGGAAACGGTGTGTGTCTTCTGACAGGGGCACCTTCATCGGTCGATGAAAAACAACTTAGAGAACTCAGAATCCGTGTTGAGGAGGGATAG
- a CDS encoding initiation factor 2B, with product MHRVREFLSQMKTEGSQEVAERLINFIENNFESLNMDEVIRDIDLFCDEKPMAVLEKLARFLKANPPKKELSEFRRLLKKALERTVEYASSFCRGKRIITLSNSKTLKQTFIRAKPVCVHVLESRPGSEGRILVESLRREGLKVELIEDLMAYRTLKEVDLCLVGADYVDEAGNVLNKVGSTTLAILCREQKKPFLVVADPFKFGSRSLKETDLFEVIPSELITAIITDPEGGTAC from the coding sequence GTGCACAGGGTACGGGAATTTTTGAGCCAGATGAAAACAGAAGGATCGCAGGAAGTAGCAGAACGTCTGATCAACTTCATCGAGAACAATTTCGAATCTCTGAACATGGATGAGGTGATAAGGGATATAGACCTTTTCTGTGATGAAAAACCCATGGCGGTTCTGGAAAAACTGGCGCGTTTTCTGAAAGCAAATCCACCAAAGAAAGAACTATCGGAGTTTCGTCGCCTTTTAAAAAAAGCACTGGAGCGCACAGTCGAATACGCGTCTTCTTTTTGCAGAGGAAAAAGGATAATAACACTGAGCAACAGCAAGACTCTAAAACAAACCTTCATCAGGGCGAAACCAGTCTGTGTTCACGTTCTGGAATCGCGGCCTGGAAGCGAAGGAAGGATACTGGTAGAATCTTTGAGAAGGGAAGGCTTGAAGGTCGAACTCATCGAAGACCTTATGGCGTATAGAACCCTAAAAGAAGTGGATCTGTGCCTTGTCGGAGCCGATTATGTCGATGAAGCAGGAAATGTTCTGAACAAAGTGGGATCAACCACGCTTGCGATTCTGTGCAGAGAGCAGAAAAAGCCCTTTCTGGTGGTGGCAGATCCTTTCAAGTTCGGTTCAAGATCCCTGAAAGAGACAGATCTGTTCGAGGTGATTCCATCTGAGTTGATAACTGCGATAATAACAGATCCAGAGGGAGGGACAGCATGTTGA
- a CDS encoding DUF4912 domain-containing protein, whose product MKREEIIKWLDTDPTIQELKRFAKSLGLRVRKAMKKKDVIKLIREHVENTSVTSASSGAPALKQETPADLTLPRTYNKNKLVLMPVNPYVVFSYWDFDDETRNLMKQKAREGKAVIRLYDVTFIMFDGTNAHRTFEYRLDETTLEAGNFYFQVPMPKADYLSEMGYLDDEGRFFPVMRSNVARTPAASPSTSSRERWYDLRSKKRSVILSEGSLVKPIEKLRGVTSPGWPSGQGIGIMWEIFRSGR is encoded by the coding sequence ATGAAAAGAGAAGAGATAATCAAGTGGCTCGATACGGATCCCACCATACAGGAACTCAAGAGATTCGCAAAGAGTCTGGGACTCAGAGTGAGAAAGGCTATGAAGAAAAAAGATGTCATAAAACTCATAAGAGAACATGTGGAAAACACCTCAGTGACGAGTGCATCCTCCGGTGCCCCTGCTTTGAAGCAGGAAACACCCGCAGATCTCACGCTTCCCAGAACTTACAACAAGAACAAACTCGTTCTCATGCCCGTCAATCCCTACGTGGTGTTCTCCTACTGGGATTTCGATGATGAAACAAGAAATTTGATGAAACAGAAAGCGAGAGAAGGAAAGGCCGTTATCAGACTTTACGATGTCACCTTCATAATGTTCGATGGAACAAACGCCCACAGGACCTTCGAATACAGACTCGATGAAACCACGCTTGAAGCGGGAAACTTCTACTTCCAGGTTCCCATGCCCAAGGCGGACTATCTCTCGGAGATGGGCTATCTCGATGACGAGGGAAGGTTCTTTCCTGTGATGAGGTCCAATGTGGCAAGGACCCCGGCTGCTTCTCCTTCGACTTCTTCCAGAGAAAGATGGTATGATCTGCGTAGCAAAAAGAGGAGTGTGATCCTCTCCGAAGGAAGTCTGGTGAAACCGATAGAAAAGCTGAGAGGTGTAACCTCTCCTGGTTGGCCTTCTGGACAGGGAATAGGTATAATGTGGGAGATCTTCAGAAGCGGGAGGTAA
- the rsmA gene encoding 16S rRNA (adenine(1518)-N(6)/adenine(1519)-N(6))-dimethyltransferase RsmA, protein MKTSDYLKKYGIRLKKHLGQVFLSDDRIAKRIVKEADLKPDDVVVEIGAGAGTLTEELAKTGARVIAYEIDEGLAPILQERLSKYPNVELRFEDFLKARDVPEEAICVSNIPYSVTGPIMEKIIEWRFKKAIVMVQKEVGERILSKPGRKSYGYLSVVVQTFYEVRKLFDVSRSYFVPNPEVDSVVVEMKRKAVEIDFPQFKKFVSMIFSKKRKTLKNNLRPFLSVFEGVDLSRRAEQLSIEEIIELYNIWRRALECSEE, encoded by the coding sequence TTGAAGACGTCTGATTATCTGAAAAAATACGGCATAAGACTCAAAAAACATCTTGGGCAGGTGTTTCTCTCGGACGACAGAATAGCAAAGCGCATAGTGAAAGAGGCCGATCTGAAACCAGATGATGTTGTCGTTGAGATAGGAGCAGGTGCGGGTACGCTTACCGAAGAGCTTGCAAAAACAGGAGCGAGGGTGATCGCCTACGAAATAGATGAAGGCCTTGCACCGATCCTTCAGGAGAGACTTTCAAAGTATCCGAACGTGGAGTTGAGATTTGAAGATTTTCTCAAAGCCAGAGATGTACCGGAAGAGGCCATCTGCGTCTCTAACATACCGTACAGTGTAACAGGGCCCATCATGGAGAAGATCATAGAGTGGCGATTCAAAAAAGCTATCGTGATGGTTCAGAAAGAAGTCGGAGAGAGGATTCTCTCTAAGCCTGGAAGAAAGTCTTATGGATATCTTTCTGTGGTGGTTCAGACGTTCTACGAAGTGAGAAAACTCTTCGATGTTTCAAGGTCCTACTTTGTTCCAAACCCGGAAGTGGATTCCGTCGTGGTTGAGATGAAAAGAAAAGCGGTGGAGATCGACTTTCCACAGTTCAAAAAGTTCGTTTCAATGATATTCTCAAAGAAAAGAAAGACACTCAAAAACAATCTCAGGCCGTTCCTTTCTGTTTTTGAAGGTGTGGACCTTTCAAGAAGGGCAGAACAACTCAGCATCGAGGAGATAATTGAGCTCTACAACATCTGGAGGAGGGCTCTTGAATGTTCAGAGGAATAA
- a CDS encoding CoA-binding protein, translated as MDPKKFKKIALVGATVNPRKYGNIILKDLVSKGFEVLPVNPKYDEIEGFKTHRSVEELPKDVDVIVFVVPPEVALEETEKAYKAGFRKFWYQPGAFSREIEEFLNALDDMEYSAEKCIMVETSSSRGFLNL; from the coding sequence ATGGATCCAAAGAAGTTCAAAAAGATAGCGCTCGTGGGAGCAACGGTTAACCCCAGAAAGTACGGCAACATAATTCTCAAAGATCTGGTTTCCAAGGGATTCGAAGTTCTGCCGGTGAATCCCAAATACGACGAGATAGAAGGTTTCAAAACTCACAGGAGTGTGGAAGAACTCCCGAAAGATGTGGACGTGATAGTCTTTGTCGTACCACCAGAGGTGGCCCTCGAGGAAACAGAAAAGGCCTACAAAGCAGGCTTTAGGAAGTTCTGGTACCAGCCTGGTGCGTTTTCCAGAGAGATCGAAGAGTTCTTGAACGCTCTGGACGATATGGAGTATTCGGCCGAGAAATGCATCATGGTTGAAACTTCATCCTCCAGAGGCTTCTTGAACTTGTAG
- a CDS encoding DUF1667 domain-containing protein — protein sequence MLKNVVCVQCPIGCKIKVELNEEGHIKSISGNRCPRGVEYAKDEIRDPKRVVPTSIRVLNGELPLASVKTDRPIPKRFIPELMKIVREIKVEAPVKSGDIVLKDLFGTGANLVVTRTVRRLENGSKEVQKDSARGSNG from the coding sequence ATGCTGAAAAACGTCGTTTGCGTTCAGTGCCCGATCGGGTGTAAAATTAAGGTGGAACTAAATGAAGAGGGTCATATAAAATCGATCAGTGGAAACAGATGCCCCAGAGGTGTAGAATACGCAAAAGACGAAATCAGAGATCCGAAAAGGGTGGTTCCAACCAGTATAAGGGTGCTCAACGGGGAGCTGCCTCTTGCGTCGGTCAAAACCGACAGACCGATTCCAAAAAGGTTCATACCGGAGTTGATGAAGATCGTCAGAGAGATAAAAGTGGAAGCACCCGTGAAATCTGGTGATATCGTTCTGAAAGATCTGTTTGGAACGGGAGCGAATCTGGTTGTGACAAGAACAGTGAGGAGGTTGGAAAATGGATCCAAAGAAGTTCAAAAAGATAGCGCTCGTGGGAGCAACGGTTAA
- a CDS encoding NAD(P)/FAD-dependent oxidoreductase, with product MRVDVMVIGAGAAGMAAALKAKEEGAEVLLVERDERTGGILNQCIHNGFGLHYFRQELTGPEYAERFQERMEKMGVKALVNAYVKQIGDREVILVTEKGIEKVEVGALVYATGARERPFGSLMIPGDRPSGIFTAGVAQRLINIENRLPGKRALILGSGDIGLIMARRLTLEGMEVVGVVERLPYAGGLLRNVIQCLEDYNIPLFLSSTVVEVRGRERLEEVVVAKVDENFKPIPGTEKVFKVDTLVLSVGLIPQVELIENLVIKNPTSRGIGVSNIGQSSKEWIFSAGNCTVIFDLVDYVSYEGEMAGRYAAKFVKGEVPQEKIPVKPGENVMVVHPIWYTPIEPLTLYLRVKKPMEKGKLTVGRFEKEFEDLVPSEMLRVKIPDRDLEGFDEIVVSVEEVE from the coding sequence ATGAGGGTGGACGTGATGGTGATAGGGGCCGGTGCGGCCGGAATGGCAGCAGCCCTGAAGGCAAAAGAGGAAGGAGCAGAGGTTCTTCTTGTCGAGCGTGACGAAAGAACAGGAGGCATACTGAACCAGTGTATTCACAACGGTTTTGGCCTTCACTACTTCAGACAGGAACTGACGGGACCCGAGTACGCCGAAAGGTTCCAGGAAAGAATGGAAAAGATGGGAGTAAAGGCCCTGGTGAACGCCTACGTGAAGCAGATCGGTGACAGAGAGGTGATCCTGGTTACAGAAAAAGGAATTGAAAAAGTAGAGGTTGGTGCTCTGGTGTACGCAACAGGGGCACGAGAAAGACCATTTGGCAGCCTCATGATTCCGGGAGACAGACCGTCCGGTATCTTCACAGCGGGAGTTGCCCAGAGACTGATAAACATCGAAAATCGCCTGCCCGGAAAAAGGGCACTCATCCTCGGCTCTGGAGACATCGGTCTCATCATGGCAAGAAGACTCACCCTGGAGGGAATGGAAGTGGTGGGGGTGGTGGAGCGCCTACCCTACGCTGGGGGACTTCTCAGAAACGTGATTCAGTGTCTTGAAGACTACAACATACCCCTGTTCCTTTCCAGCACTGTGGTTGAAGTGAGAGGAAGAGAGAGACTGGAAGAAGTCGTCGTTGCAAAAGTGGACGAGAACTTCAAACCGATTCCGGGGACTGAGAAGGTCTTCAAGGTTGACACCCTGGTGTTGTCCGTTGGTCTCATTCCACAGGTGGAGTTGATAGAAAACCTCGTGATCAAAAACCCCACTTCAAGGGGAATTGGAGTATCCAATATAGGTCAGAGTTCAAAAGAATGGATATTCTCGGCGGGAAACTGCACCGTGATTTTCGATCTTGTTGACTACGTGAGTTACGAAGGAGAAATGGCAGGACGATACGCCGCAAAGTTTGTAAAGGGAGAGGTTCCCCAGGAGAAGATACCCGTAAAACCTGGAGAGAACGTGATGGTGGTCCATCCCATCTGGTACACACCCATCGAACCTCTCACACTCTATCTGAGAGTGAAGAAACCCATGGAAAAGGGAAAACTCACCGTGGGAAGGTTCGAGAAAGAATTTGAAGATCTTGTACCGAGCGAGATGTTGAGGGTGAAGATCCCAGATAGAGATCTTGAAGGCTTCGATGAGATCGTTGTGTCCGTCGAGGAGGTGGAATGA